Below is a window of Candidatus Omnitrophota bacterium DNA.
CGCTATTGGTCTATTGTTCGGACAAGCTCTGTGACGAGGCTGTGCTTTTGGCAAAGCGCTTAAAAGACCAGGGCTATACGCAGGTGTGGGTCTTTGTGGGAGGATTCAAGGCCTGGGAAACGGCCGGCCACCCGGTGGAGGGAGCCAAGTGAAACAAGGTTGCAATTCGATTGCGCATTGCTTGCCTTGGATTGCGACCCTGGCCCTGGGCTTGATCTTTATCGGATCCAGTTATCACAAGATTGTGGATCCCCAGGGCTTTGCGGTCTCGATCTTTCGATACCGCTTGCTTCCCTTTGACAGCATTAATCTCCTTGCTGTTTACCTGCCCTGGCTGGAGCTGGTTTGCGCGTTTTGCGTGCTGGCAGTGCCCAAGTTTCGCAGGCCTGCGGCCCTTCTCCTCATCGGTATGTTGCTGGTCTTTACAAGCGCGATTCTCCTGAATCTATTCCGCGGCATTGATATCTCCTGCGGCTGTTTCAGCCAT
It encodes the following:
- a CDS encoding DoxX family membrane protein codes for the protein MKQGCNSIAHCLPWIATLALGLIFIGSSYHKIVDPQGFAVSIFRYRLLPFDSINLLAVYLPWLELVCAFCVLAVPKFRRPAALLLIGMLLVFTSAILLNLFRGIDISCGCFSHDPDKGHAGWVSVVRNLSLIALGGIVYRSARKR